The sequence TCACCGTGGCGTTACGCATCACGGTCAATCTGGGATGCTCTTGTAAACCCTCGGCTTTATGCACTTGGCTGCATGCAGCCATGCAGGTGTTGCATCCAATACAAAGCCTCGGCTCCGCAATCACAAAGCGGTTCATAGCCATACCCTCCGGGACAAAAATCTGGTGACAGTCAGGCTGATAGCGATCATTTCCCAGCTCTAAAGCATATTTTGTGCCAGTACGGCAGCGGCGGTGGAAAAAGCCCTGTAGAGACCCTCCGGCTGGGGGGGCGGTCAATTACAGAGAGTGCGTCGAGAGGTAAAAGGCCGTCAAAACAGGATGATTGCCACCCAGAATGTCGACATTAGTGACGAAAACCCTGCTCGGTGATGACACTTCGACAGTGATTATTTACCTGATGAATTTCCAATCTATCCAATCTGATTAATGGCTTTATTTATCAGTATGTTATGTGGAGTGATAAACAGTGAAAAAGCACTGTATTGCTGGCATCTTCTTTGCATCGCTTTGGCGAGAGAGATCACTACAGGAGCAGCACACTCATGCATGAGATCACCTTGTGCCAAAACGCCATTACCTTGATGGAGCAGCAGGCCCGACTGCATGGCGCGCAGCGGATTACCGGGGTGTGGTTGGAAACTGGGGCCTTTTCCTGTGTCGAGCCGCAGGCATTGACGTTCTGTTTTGAGCTGGTGTGCCGTGGCACGATGGCGGAGGGCTGTGTTTTGCACCTGAGCCAACAGCCGTCGCAGGTGTGGTGCCATGATTGCCAGCAGGACGTTAATTTACTCAGCAGCAAAGTGACGCGCTGCCCATTGTGCGCGGGTAGCCACTTACGAATTGGTGCAGCGGATGATGGGGTGATGATTAAGCGGCTGGAGGTGCAATGAATTTACTTTTTCTTGCTGAAACAGGGCGATGGGCTGACACCGAGGTCAGATTATGTGTATAGGCATTCCGGGGCAAATTGTGGCATTGGATGAGACGCAGGCGGGCACGGCTTGGGTTGATGTGTGCGGCGTGCGGCGCAGTGTCAATATTATGCTGGTGGCCGAGGATGCGCAGGCCAGTGCCGCATTGATCGGCCATTGGGTGCTGGTGCATGTGGGGTTTGCCATGAGTCGGTTGGATGAGGATGAGGCACTGGAGACGTTGCAGTTGTTGCAGGAGATGGGGGAGGTTGAGGCGGATGTGGGGGCGTTTTTGGGACAAAGGTGAGGGGGAGCAGGTTTCGGTTGATGATTTGGTGCTGATGCTTGGGATAAATGCTTGGTGCTTATGTTCGGTTGTCAGAGCTTCACGGCTCACTTGATCTCCGATGTACCAACCGCCAAAGGGGGCGGCGGCCCCCTTGTGGAATCCCGCGCTGGCGCGAAAGATTACTGCTGTTTGCAGTGCCCTCCGGCAGTTTGCGGGCTATTCGAACCGGGGCTGACTCGCTCCCAGCTCGACAGCCCCTTTCGCCGGATATTCGTCCCATCCATGGGACTCACCCCTTTGGGGCCGCTGCAAACAGCGTTCAAATCTGCTCCCAGCAGATTTGTCCTTGCGGCTCATTCGGCCCGCAATCTTTGTCGGTAATCATTTCTGATTGCGCTTTAGGTCAAAAGAGAAAGGCAAAACCAAACCAAGCCAGAATTTATTTTGGCGCGGGTTCTGGGGTTGGGGTGGTTTTCTGTTTCTCTGCCGCCAGTCGGTGTTCTAGCTCGACGAGTT comes from Yersinia mollaretii ATCC 43969 and encodes:
- the hypA gene encoding hydrogenase maturation nickel metallochaperone HypA, with product MHEITLCQNAITLMEQQARLHGAQRITGVWLETGAFSCVEPQALTFCFELVCRGTMAEGCVLHLSQQPSQVWCHDCQQDVNLLSSKVTRCPLCAGSHLRIGAADDGVMIKRLEVQ
- a CDS encoding HypC/HybG/HupF family hydrogenase formation chaperone — encoded protein: MCIGIPGQIVALDETQAGTAWVDVCGVRRSVNIMLVAEDAQASAALIGHWVLVHVGFAMSRLDEDEALETLQLLQEMGEVEADVGAFLGQR